Proteins from a genomic interval of Brachybacterium vulturis:
- a CDS encoding zinc-dependent alcohol dehydrogenase yields the protein MSRNSRRITFHGGAEVSLAHESVADPGEGEVLVATRLVGLCGTDLHAVQGDHPFIDLPYSPGHEAVGIVDAVGEGVEGVAVGDRVVIEPNLYCGTCANCLAGAYNICDELIVFGCQSPGGMSDYFLIDASRLHAIPANLPDAYAALIEPLATPAHAVAKAEVSEGTKVAVLGAGTIGVLVALVSKARGARQVVITDTDPMKRERALRLGIDVALSPAEFSQQTADAPDFDVVLDCVANAPSSAQAVGAVRKGGTMIVVGVPAESLMFPLHLVQDRELRVLGTLMYTKDDFEWAMEFLAGRPAGLDDLITSYYGLEEAGAALAAALSGAEGKVVVTPDAVLSAGA from the coding sequence ATGTCGCGCAACAGCCGTCGAATCACTTTTCATGGGGGCGCCGAGGTGAGCCTCGCTCACGAATCGGTGGCTGATCCAGGGGAGGGAGAGGTCCTGGTCGCCACGAGACTTGTCGGCCTGTGCGGCACGGACCTCCATGCGGTCCAGGGCGACCATCCCTTCATCGACCTGCCCTATTCGCCCGGGCACGAGGCCGTCGGTATCGTCGACGCAGTCGGCGAGGGCGTTGAAGGCGTCGCTGTCGGAGATCGAGTGGTGATAGAGCCAAATCTCTACTGCGGTACCTGCGCGAACTGCCTGGCAGGCGCCTACAACATCTGTGACGAGTTGATCGTCTTCGGCTGCCAGTCACCTGGCGGCATGAGCGACTATTTCCTCATCGACGCATCCCGCCTCCATGCGATCCCGGCGAATCTTCCCGACGCATATGCGGCGCTCATCGAGCCACTCGCCACGCCCGCCCACGCTGTGGCCAAGGCTGAAGTGTCCGAGGGGACGAAGGTGGCCGTCCTTGGTGCTGGCACCATTGGAGTGCTTGTCGCGCTCGTCTCCAAGGCTCGCGGGGCACGCCAGGTGGTGATCACCGACACCGATCCGATGAAACGAGAACGTGCTCTCCGTCTGGGCATCGACGTCGCGCTGAGCCCCGCGGAATTCTCGCAGCAGACTGCTGACGCGCCGGACTTCGACGTCGTCTTGGACTGCGTCGCCAACGCACCTTCCTCCGCACAGGCTGTCGGCGCGGTCCGCAAGGGCGGGACGATGATCGTGGTCGGTGTGCCGGCGGAGTCGCTCATGTTCCCGCTGCACCTGGTGCAGGACCGCGAACTGCGAGTGTTGGGAACCCTCATGTACACGAAGGACGACTTCGAATGGGCGATGGAGTTCCTTGCCGGCCGCCCGGCCGGTCTCGATGACCTGATCACCTCGTACTACGGTCTCGAAGAAGCCGGGGCGGCGCTTGCTGCGGCACTCTCCGGAGCTGAAGGCAAGGTCGTCGTGACACCCGACGCTGTCCTATCTGCAGGGGCGTGA
- a CDS encoding sugar phosphate isomerase/epimerase family protein, which produces MDIGCHGLVWTGSFEAPGIRLAAQKTKEAGFDLIEYPLMDPFSFDTKAAVSALDEYGLKASASLGLSEGTDVSSSDAQIVAAGEELLMRAVDVLADIGGTYLTGVISSAMSKYMEPATEVGLQNSKRAIGRVADHAAERGVNLGLEVVNRYETNILNTARQAMRFIEEVERPNLSMHLDTYHMNIEESDMVSPVLDAGDVLRYVHIGESHRGYLGTGSVDFDNFFKALGRVSYDGPITFESFSSAVVAPDLSRSLGIWRNLWSDSAALGAHANRFIRDRLEAVETIALH; this is translated from the coding sequence ATGGACATTGGATGTCATGGACTGGTGTGGACTGGTTCCTTCGAGGCTCCGGGCATTCGCCTGGCTGCACAGAAGACGAAGGAAGCGGGGTTCGACCTTATCGAGTACCCCCTCATGGACCCCTTCTCTTTCGATACCAAGGCGGCGGTGTCGGCCTTGGATGAGTACGGCCTGAAGGCGAGCGCCTCCCTCGGCCTGTCAGAGGGCACAGACGTGTCAAGCTCCGACGCTCAGATCGTCGCCGCTGGCGAGGAGCTGCTCATGCGTGCAGTCGACGTCCTCGCAGACATTGGAGGGACGTACCTGACGGGCGTGATCTCCAGTGCGATGTCGAAGTACATGGAGCCGGCCACCGAGGTGGGTCTCCAGAACTCCAAGCGCGCTATCGGACGGGTGGCCGATCACGCTGCGGAGCGTGGTGTGAATCTGGGACTCGAAGTCGTGAATCGGTATGAGACGAACATCCTGAACACGGCTCGGCAAGCGATGAGATTCATCGAGGAGGTCGAGCGGCCGAACCTCAGCATGCACCTCGATACCTACCATATGAATATTGAAGAATCCGATATGGTTTCTCCTGTCCTGGACGCAGGCGACGTGCTCAGATATGTCCATATCGGCGAGAGCCATCGCGGATATCTCGGGACGGGGTCTGTTGACTTCGACAATTTTTTCAAGGCGCTTGGTCGGGTCTCGTACGATGGCCCTATCACCTTCGAATCGTTCTCCTCCGCCGTGGTGGCGCCGGATCTGAGCCGATCTCTTGGGATCTGGCGAAACCTCTGGAGCGACAGCGCTGCTCTCGGAGCCCACGCCAATCGATTCATTCGAGATCGCCTCGAAGCTGTCGAGACCATCGCGCTGCACTAG